The nucleotide sequence GGGTAGACATCCACCAGGGTGTCCGCCGGCCCGATCTGCGACGGCAACCAGTAGGGCACATGCACGTGCACCCGGTGCCGTCCCGGTTGCACGGGCACCACCGTGCGACCCCAACCGGCAACCGGTACCTGGAAGCCATTGATGAAAATCTTGGGCTTGAACAGCGCCAACATGAACCCCAGCGGGAAGTACTGAGTCGTTACCGCGATTCCGCCGGAACCCGGGCTCGGCTGGACGTAGCCGTGCGGTGCGGGCGGATAAGCCTGATGTGGGGGGCGATCATGCGGGTACGGCGCCGGTTGGTGGGGATAGCTCACCGAGGTGTGCCGCGTCAGCGGTACTTGATCAGCAATGCCACGCCGACGATCGATACCAGCCAGATCCCGGTGATGAACAGGGTCAACCGGTCGAGATTCTTCTCCACCACGGTGGACCCGGACAGCGAGGACTGCACACCGCCGCCGAACAGCGTTGACAGGCCGCCACCCTTCGCGCGGTGCAGCAGCACCAGCAACACCACCAGCACACTGGTGATCACCAAGGTGATCTGCAGGGCCAACTCCATGACCAGCAGCCTACCGAACAACCGATCGACAACAGGCGCCGGGCGAGTTGGTCCTTGATACTGGGACACATGGTTGAGGTGTCCGATACCGCACTCGAGCCCATTGGCGACGTCCA is from Mycobacterium marinum and encodes:
- the secG gene encoding preprotein translocase subunit SecG — translated: MELALQITLVITSVLVVLLVLLHRAKGGGLSTLFGGGVQSSLSGSTVVEKNLDRLTLFITGIWLVSIVGVALLIKYR